The following proteins are encoded in a genomic region of Protaetiibacter sp. SSC-01:
- the rsmA gene encoding 16S rRNA (adenine(1518)-N(6)/adenine(1519)-N(6))-dimethyltransferase RsmA, producing MSLLGPAEIRDLADALDLQPTKKLGQNFVVDGNTVRKIVRTASVSEGEHVVEVGPGLGSLTLGLLEADARVTAIEIDKRLAEQLPHTVEAMQPGAPLQVISADALRVEGVPGEPTALVANLPYNVSVPVLLHLLEVVPSLASALVMVQAEVGHRLAAAPGSRVYGSPSVKAAWYGTWSIAGTISRQVFWPVPNVDSVLVGFRRGELPGTEEERRATFALVDAAFGQRRKMLRQALADALGGSAAASARLEAAGVDPTARGEQLTVGDFLRVARA from the coding sequence GTGAGCCTCCTGGGCCCCGCCGAGATCCGCGACCTCGCCGACGCCCTCGACCTGCAGCCCACGAAGAAGCTCGGCCAGAACTTCGTCGTCGACGGCAACACGGTGCGCAAGATCGTGCGCACGGCATCCGTCTCCGAGGGCGAGCACGTCGTCGAGGTGGGGCCGGGCCTCGGCTCGCTCACCCTCGGCCTGCTCGAGGCGGACGCCCGCGTGACGGCGATCGAGATCGACAAGCGGCTCGCCGAGCAGCTGCCGCACACCGTCGAGGCGATGCAGCCCGGCGCCCCGCTGCAAGTGATCTCCGCCGACGCGCTGCGCGTCGAGGGCGTGCCGGGGGAGCCGACGGCGCTCGTCGCCAACCTGCCCTACAACGTCTCGGTGCCCGTGCTGCTGCACCTGCTCGAGGTCGTGCCGAGCCTCGCGAGCGCGCTCGTCATGGTGCAGGCGGAGGTCGGCCACCGGCTCGCCGCCGCGCCCGGCTCGCGCGTCTACGGCTCGCCGAGCGTCAAAGCCGCCTGGTACGGCACGTGGTCGATCGCGGGCACGATCAGCCGCCAGGTGTTCTGGCCCGTGCCGAACGTCGACTCGGTGCTCGTCGGTTTCCGCCGCGGCGAGCTGCCCGGCACGGAGGAGGAGCGGCGGGCGACGTTCGCCCTCGTCGACGCCGCGTTCGGGCAGCGGCGGAAGATGCTGCGGCAGGCGCTCGCGGATGCGCTCGGCGGCTCGGCCGCGGCATCCGCTCGTCTCGAGGCGGCTGGCGTCGACCCGACGGCCCGCGGCGAGCAGCTCACCGTGGGGGACTTCCTACGCGTCGCCCGCGCGTAG
- the metG gene encoding methionine--tRNA ligase, producing MPSGESFFITTPIFYVNDVPHIGHAYTEVAADVLARWHRQAGDDTWLLTGTDEHGQKILRTAVANGVEPKQWADKLVDSAWLPLLETIDIANDDFIRTTEPRHEDAVALFLQKLYDDGFIYAGEYEGYYCVGCEEYKQLDELDTPTEGEYAGQLVCRIHSRPVEILKEKNYFFRMSQFTDALLDLYETQPDFVQPESVRNEIVQFVRQGLSDLSISRSSFDWGIKVPWDPSHVVYVWFDALLNYVTAVGYGTDDEQFARRWPAYHLVGKDIARFHAVIWPAMLMAAGLPVPRKVFGHGWLLVGGEKMSKSKLTGIAPQQITDTFGSDAFRYYFLRAITFGQDGSFSWEDLSARYQAELANGFGNLASRVIAMVGRYYDGALPAPAGYTDADLAIQRVVAKAAADADDAIERFAINEAIAAIWTIVDELNGYITEQEPWVLAKDEATRARLGTVLYTASEGLRALATLLAPIMPIATGKLWAALAGEGHGPLAEQGVREAGTWGVLQPGSAVSPLEPLFPRIEDVADTGAA from the coding sequence ATGCCATCCGGCGAGAGCTTCTTCATCACGACCCCCATCTTCTACGTCAACGACGTGCCCCACATCGGTCACGCCTACACGGAGGTGGCGGCCGACGTGCTCGCGCGCTGGCACCGCCAGGCGGGTGACGACACGTGGCTGCTCACGGGCACCGACGAGCACGGCCAGAAGATCCTGCGCACCGCCGTCGCGAACGGCGTCGAGCCGAAGCAGTGGGCCGACAAGCTCGTCGACTCGGCCTGGCTGCCGCTGCTCGAGACGATCGACATCGCCAACGACGACTTCATCCGCACGACCGAGCCCCGCCACGAGGACGCGGTGGCGCTCTTCCTGCAGAAGCTCTATGACGACGGCTTCATCTACGCCGGCGAGTACGAGGGCTACTACTGCGTCGGCTGCGAGGAGTACAAGCAGCTCGACGAGCTCGACACCCCGACCGAGGGCGAGTACGCGGGCCAGCTCGTGTGCCGCATCCACTCGCGTCCGGTCGAGATCCTCAAGGAGAAGAACTACTTCTTCCGCATGAGCCAGTTCACGGATGCGCTGCTCGACCTCTACGAGACGCAGCCCGACTTCGTGCAGCCCGAGAGCGTGCGCAACGAGATCGTGCAGTTCGTGCGCCAGGGGCTCTCCGACCTCTCCATCTCGCGGTCGAGCTTCGACTGGGGCATCAAGGTGCCGTGGGACCCGTCGCACGTCGTCTACGTGTGGTTCGACGCGCTCCTCAACTACGTCACGGCGGTCGGCTACGGCACCGACGACGAGCAGTTCGCGCGCCGTTGGCCCGCCTACCACCTCGTCGGCAAGGACATCGCGCGCTTCCACGCCGTCATCTGGCCGGCCATGCTCATGGCCGCGGGCCTGCCCGTGCCGCGCAAGGTGTTCGGCCACGGCTGGCTGCTCGTCGGCGGCGAGAAGATGTCGAAGTCGAAGCTCACGGGCATCGCCCCGCAGCAGATCACCGACACCTTCGGCTCCGACGCGTTCCGCTACTACTTCCTGCGCGCGATCACCTTCGGGCAGGACGGCTCGTTCAGCTGGGAGGACCTCTCGGCCCGCTACCAGGCCGAGCTCGCGAACGGCTTCGGCAACCTCGCCTCGCGTGTCATCGCGATGGTGGGCCGCTACTACGACGGCGCGCTCCCCGCGCCCGCCGGGTACACGGATGCCGACCTCGCGATCCAGCGGGTCGTCGCGAAGGCGGCGGCGGACGCCGACGACGCGATCGAGCGCTTCGCCATCAACGAGGCGATCGCCGCGATCTGGACGATCGTCGATGAGCTCAACGGCTACATCACCGAGCAGGAGCCGTGGGTGCTCGCGAAGGACGAGGCCACCCGCGCGCGCCTCGGCACCGTGCTGTACACGGCATCCGAGGGGCTCCGCGCGCTCGCGACGCTGCTCGCCCCGATCATGCCGATCGCGACGGGCAAGCTGTGGGCGGCGCTCGCGGGCGAGGGCCACGGGCCGCTCGCCGAGCAGGGCGTGCGCGAGGCCGGCACGTGGGGCGTTCTGCAGCCGGGATCGGCGGTGAGCCCCCTCGAGCCGCTCTTCCCGCGCATCGAGGACGTCGCCGACACGGGAGCCGCGTGA
- a CDS encoding DUF4287 domain-containing protein, with translation MAIRGSDETVSDEALTAATGRAPGEWFALLDAAGATGWTHSVIADWLRAEHDVDPWWCQSITVRYEQARGLRLPGQQADGTFSTSTSRTVDGPLEAAYGRAVAAFRAELGEPASARDTGARPYARYPGRDAGSVLVTAEATSSGRVRVTATHERLTGPEAVADAKGALAGILARL, from the coding sequence GTGGCGATCAGGGGCAGCGACGAGACCGTCTCCGACGAGGCGCTGACGGCCGCGACCGGTCGGGCGCCCGGCGAGTGGTTCGCGCTGCTCGACGCGGCGGGCGCGACGGGCTGGACGCATAGCGTGATCGCCGATTGGCTGCGCGCCGAGCACGACGTCGACCCGTGGTGGTGCCAATCGATCACGGTGCGCTACGAGCAGGCGCGCGGCCTTCGGCTGCCCGGGCAGCAGGCCGACGGCACCTTCTCGACGAGCACCTCGCGCACGGTCGACGGCCCGCTCGAGGCTGCGTACGGGCGCGCCGTCGCGGCGTTCCGCGCCGAGCTCGGCGAGCCGGCATCCGCACGCGACACGGGCGCGCGGCCCTACGCGCGCTACCCCGGGCGCGACGCCGGGTCGGTGCTCGTGACCGCCGAGGCGACGTCGAGCGGGCGCGTGCGGGTCACCGCCACGCACGAGCGGCTCACGGGGCCCGAGGCGGTTGCGGATGCCAAGGGCGCGCTCGCGGGCATCCTCGCCCGGCTCTGA
- a CDS encoding TatD family hydrolase translates to MTDAFLRAREAPDGPPRDYPPLPEALVVPVYDNHTHLEIADGAEPLDYREQLDRASAVGVKGVVQVGTDLATSRWSADVASVEPRVLAAVAIHPNDAPELLEQGLLDEHLAGIDELAARPRVRAIGETGLDFFRTDEAGRDAQYRSFEAHIEIAKQHGLALQIHDRDAHREVVETLDRVGAPERVVFHCFSGDAGFAQLVAERGWFLSFAGTVTFKNAPALREALEVIPRSRILIETDAPYLTPMPFRGRPNAPYLIPHTLRAMAAHLGTDASMLAAQITSTTELVYGHWDDEPVDAPRGPYEDQT, encoded by the coding sequence GTGACCGACGCGTTCCTGCGCGCGAGGGAGGCTCCGGACGGGCCTCCCCGGGACTACCCGCCCCTGCCCGAGGCGCTCGTCGTGCCCGTCTACGACAACCACACGCACCTCGAGATCGCCGACGGCGCCGAGCCTCTCGACTACCGCGAGCAGCTCGACCGCGCCTCCGCGGTCGGCGTGAAGGGCGTCGTGCAGGTGGGCACCGACCTCGCGACGTCGCGGTGGAGCGCGGATGTCGCATCCGTCGAGCCGCGCGTGCTCGCCGCCGTCGCGATCCACCCGAACGACGCGCCCGAGCTGCTCGAGCAGGGTCTGCTCGACGAGCACCTCGCGGGCATCGACGAGCTCGCGGCCCGGCCGCGCGTGCGGGCGATCGGCGAGACCGGGCTCGACTTCTTCCGCACGGATGAGGCGGGGCGCGACGCGCAGTACCGCTCGTTCGAGGCGCACATCGAGATCGCGAAGCAGCACGGTCTCGCGCTGCAGATCCACGACCGCGACGCGCACCGCGAGGTCGTCGAGACGCTCGACCGCGTCGGCGCCCCCGAGCGCGTCGTGTTCCACTGCTTCTCGGGCGACGCGGGCTTCGCGCAGCTCGTCGCGGAGCGCGGATGGTTCCTCTCGTTCGCGGGCACGGTCACCTTCAAGAACGCCCCGGCACTGCGCGAGGCGCTCGAGGTGATCCCGCGCTCGCGCATCCTCATCGAGACGGATGCGCCCTACCTGACCCCGATGCCGTTCCGCGGGCGGCCCAACGCGCCCTACCTCATCCCGCACACCCTGCGCGCGATGGCGGCGCACCTCGGAACCGACGCCTCGATGCTCGCGGCGCAGATCACCTCGACGACGGAGCTCGTCTACGGCCACTGGGACGACGAGCCCGTCGACGCCCCGCGCGGCCCCTACGAGGACCAGACGTGA